ATGCAAATACATGTTTATCCTCTTCTAAAACTAATTTGAATTTTCCATGAGTCAATGTTTTACTACCTTTTTTCAATGAAATTAGATTTTTGTAGTGATTATAGATAGAGTTTTTATCATTTAATTGTTTTTCTACATTTATCTCTTTATAGTTTTCATTTACTTTTAGCCAAGGTTTTCCATTTGTGAATCCTCCGTGAGGAGTATCATTCCATTGCATAGGTGTTCTAGAATTATCTCTAGAAGTATTTGAAAGTATTTCTAAAACCTCTTTTTCACACATTCCAGCTTCTAGCTTTTCTTTTCCTTCGTTTATACTTTTTACATCTTGGAATTCAAGAATTGAATTAAACTGTGTATTTGTCATTCCAATCTCTTGTCCTTGATAAATAAATGGTGTCCCTTTTTGTAAAAAATATGTTGTTGCAAAAGCCTTTGCTGACTCTAACCAATATTTTCCATCATTTCCCCATGTTGATGTACTTCTTGGTATGTCATGATTCTCTATAAATAAAGCGTTCCATCCGTTTCCTTCAAGAGCTAGTTGCCATTTATTTAAAACATCCTTATATGATTTTGGACAAAACTTTGTATCCCCTTCATAGTCCCATAGTTTTAAATGTTCAAATTGAAATATCATATTGAACTTTCCATTTTCTGCTCCAACCCATTCATCTGAGTTTTCTGCATCCACTCCATTTGCTTCTCCAACTGTAACTATGTTGTATTTATCAAATGTTTCCTCTTTTAATTCTTTTAAATATTTTTGAATTCCATCAACATTCATATGCATGTCAAAAGAGTCTACATATTTTTTTCCATGTGGATTTGGCATATCTGGAAAATTATCAGCTTTTTTTATATGACTTATAGCATCTACTCTAAATCCATCTATCCCTTTATCTAGCCACCAATTCATCATATTATAGATCTCTTTTCTCATCTCTTCATTTTCCCAATTTAAATCAGGTTGTTTTTTAGAAAAAAGATGTAAATAGTACTCTTCAGTTTTTTCACATTTTTCCCAAGCAGATCCTTTAAAGATGCTCTCCCAGTTGTTTGGTTCTTCTCCATCTTTTCCCTCTTTCCAAATGTACCAATCACGCTTTGGACTATCTTTTGATTCTCTAGCTTCTATAAACCATGGATGCTCATCACTTGTATGGTTTATAACTAAATCAATGATTAACTTCATATCTCTTTTATGAGTTTCAGCTAAAAGTTTATCAAAATCTTGCATAGTTCCAAACTCTTCTAAAATATCTCTATAGTCGCTTATATCATATCCATTGTCATCGTTAGGACTTTTAAAAAATGGTGAAACCCAAATAAGATCTATTCCTAACTCTTTTAAATAATCTAACTTTTCAATAATTCCATTTAAATCTCCAATACCGTCTCCATTAGAATCTTTAAAACTTCTTGGATAAATTTGATACCCCACTAATTCTTTCCACCACATTTTAATCTTCTCCTTAAATCTTTTTGCACTATTGTGCAAACGTTTGCCTTTTTTTCTATTCTAACATTAAATTTTATTTTTGTCTAGATATAAAACAAAAAAGTTGTAAAAAAAATACTACAACCTTTTTTACAACTTAATTAAGTTCTATATCTATTACTTTATTAGTAAATTTTGAATCTCCTAAAATGTTATCTATCAATAAATTAACTGCTTCTATTCCCAATTTTTCAGGTTTTATATCCAGTAAAAAAACTTTATTTTTCCAAATTCTTTTTAAATTAGTTCTATTAAAACTACCTATATTTATATTTTTTATATTAAATTTTTCCACATATTCTAAAAATCCTTTTAAAAGATTGTCATCTGAAACTATAAAATTTTTATAGTTCTCTTTAGCAAAAATTATTTCTGCTAATCTAAATCCCTCTTCTCTTGAAAAATCTTTCCCTAAATGGACAACACTTTGTATATTTAACTCTTTGCAAGCTTTTTTAAATCCTTCAACTCTATTAGTTGTCACTGTTAAGTTTTTATCTCCCCCAATAAAAACTGCACTATTTTCCCCCTTAGAAATTACTTTTTTTACCATATCATAAGTTGCCTTGAGATTGTTGTTATCTACCCATAAAACTTCATCTTTTTCCTCTGGCTCTCCTACAATTACAAATGGAAATTGAAGTTCTTTTAAATACTTAATACTTTTATCCCCTTTTCTCGTAGACATTAAGCAAATCCCATCAACTAATCCACTCTCAACTAGTTTTTTCGTTCCTTCATACTCCTCTTTTTCATTTTTACAAAAGTCATACATTATATAGTAGTCTCTTTCTTTCCCCTTTAAACTTATCCCCTGCATAACTTCTATAAAAAATGGACTAGAAAAAAGTGTTATGGCTTCTTTAGGCATTATTACCCCTAGAATCCCTGTTCTTTTTTTTACTAATCCTCTTGCCATTATATTAGGTTTATAATTTAATCTTTCAATAGATTCTCTTACTTTTTCTTTTGTACTTTCACTTATTTTTGGATTATTAGATATTACTCTTGAAACTGTTGAAACTGATACCCCCGCATCTGTTGCAATCTCTTTTATTGTTACTTTCATACATTGACGCTCCCTTATCTTTTCTATTTTCTATATTATATCTAACTTTACTAGTATTTACAAAATTTTTTATAAATTAAAAGAGATAGATCTCTCTATCTCTTTTAAGAATTAACTATTTTTTTGCGAATATATAATCATCTAAAAGGTTTCTCATTTTTATAACTCTTCCACCATAAACTATGTGAATGTTATGAGCATCTGGAATAATTACTCCATTTGGTTTAGATTTTTTTATTAAATCTTGATTAACCTTTGAACTATCTTTTAATTCTATTCTAAGTCTTGAAATACAGTTATCAACTTCAACTATATTCTCTAATCCACCTAGTCCTTCTATCATAGTTTCAGCTAAACTATCCACTGGTGCATTATTTTTTGAATCTGAAGAACTTTCACTCTCATCTTCAGAATCTTTAAAGTCATCCTTATTTCTTCCTATTGTTAAAACATTAAACTTTTTTATTATAAACACATAAGTGAAATAATAGATTAAGAAGAAAATTGGTCCAATTATTAAAAATACATACCATTTTGTATCTAATCCTTGTAAAGTTCCAAATACAAACCAGTCAATTATTCCACCTTGGATATTACCAATTTTTACTCCTAATATAGCTGGCACTAAAGTTGATAGTCCTGCTAAAATTGCATTTGCAATCCATAGTATTGGAGATATAAAAATATATGTAAACTCAATTGGCTCTGTAATTCCAGTTAAAACAACTGCTGTTAAACCAGGAATAAAGTATTTTAATAATTTTTCTCTTTGCTCTGGTAAAGCACATTTGTATAGTGCAAATACCACTGCTGGCATTCCAAATACCATGTGAAGTATTCTTCCTTGAGCTAGGTACTGAGTTGCCTTTGCTGAAAATGGTAAATGATTTTCAAGTTGAGAGAAATATATATTTAACGCTCCCACTTGAGTATGTCCTGCTACACTTTCCACTCCCCCTAAAGCTGTAAATCTAAACGCTTGGTTTAAAATGTGGTGTAACCCTGTTGGATTAATAGCTTTTTCTAAGAATCCGTATAAAAATGCTCCTGCTATATTAAGCTTTGCAATTCCAGTTCCTAAAGTCATAATTAAACTATTTATATATGGCCATATATAAACTAAAGCCATTCCTACAAAAGGCATAATTAATGCACAAGCAATTGGAACAAATCTTTTTCCACTATAAAAAGTAAGCGATGGATGTAGTTCAACTTGTCTAAATCTATTGTGAATAGCTATTGCAAATAGACCTGCTATCATTCCACCAATAACATTCATGTTATATACAAAAACACCTAAAACATTTGTAAATTGAGAACTATAAAGGGTTGCATCAACTGCTGAATAGTTGTCATGCTCCATTAAATATTTTATTGATGTTGTTGTTGGAGTAAACCCTTGAACTCCTAGTATATAACTCATTCCAACTAACATAGCTATATAACCAACAACAGATGAATAAACTGCCACTTCTTTATCTCTTTTTACAATTCCTAATGGTATAGCCATTGCAAAAAGTAGTGGTAACTGAGCAAAAGGAATTCCAGCTAATCTTCTAATGAAACCTAAAAACCCTTGAATTCCTTCACCTTTTAGAAAAGGTAAAAACCCTATTATAACGGGATTTTGAAGGGCTGCTGACAGCCCCAAAAATATCGCCATAAATGATAATATTGAAATTGGAAACAGTAATGTTTTTCCAAAACTTTGTAGATCTTTTTTTAATTTTTCCATTATAATACCCCTTACTTCAATTTTAAACTAAAATATTTAAAATCTCTTGACCTTTTATTGTATATTTCTCTATTTTCTCTAATTTTTCCTCAAACATGTTACTCATATAAGTCTCTTTAGAGAAATCTAATTGAATTTCAGAATTTGTTGGGTTAAATAATCTTATAAAGATATTTTCTGATTGAGTACTCTCTTTTAATGTACTTACAACACACCCTTTTAAATCTAAACTTAACTCTGATTCAATTATTGTTTTTACCTTTGGAACATTTATATTAAATCTATTGAACTCTTTTAATTGGTATCCAGCAATTGGTGTTAAAAACTCTTTTGCTTTTATGCTGTCATTTTTGTTATTTTTTACAAATGATGCAGCTAAACTAAATTTGAATTTTTCTCCAATTAATTGGTTATCAGGAGTCTCTATCTCAATTCCAGATGGTCTTCCAGGTCTATTGATAAGTTCTCTTTTTCCTAAGTGAGAGAATGATCTAAATAGTGTAACAAATATTTTTTTATCTAGTACTTCGTACTCTTTTAATCCGTAGCTGAATATTGTCGCTCTTTTTTCATCTTTTTCTAGAGCTACATAAGAGTTAAATGTCTCAATAGATACTGGCTTTTCTGCCCATTTATCCTCTTCCCAAATGCTTAACTCTTTTTCAAAGTACACTGGATTTTCAATTACAGATAAGTGAGAATCACATTCAACTGTTTCTGTTTTTATATTTGTATTTAAAACAGCTCTAAATCTTGTATCTTTTAAGCTATTTGTATGCTCTAAGTCAACTTTAATCATATCGCTATTATCTAAAGTTAATGTCACATCAAAGAATATTTCCTTATCTTGCTTTCCTAAATCTCTAGATGCTTGATCTTGAGGTAAGTTGTAAGAAACTCTATATTTTAAAATCTCTTGTGTATTACCTTTTAATGACTCTATATTTGTAATTGTAGAATCTTTTGAAGCGAATATTATATCTTTGTGAGGTGGTGAATAGTCATAACTATCTCCTGCATCTCCACTTGTTTCTATAGAGAATACATCCTCTACTACTTCTCCAGTTCCTTTTACTAAAAGTTTTATTCCATTGTTTTCGATTGTTACTTTATAGAAATCATTTTCAATTGAAGTATCTGCAGCAACATTGTTTATTAACTCATAAGATACTCCCTCTTCAAATGTTAAGTATTCTACAGATAATCCTTTGATACTTTCTACATTAAGTACAGCTTTTGTTCTAAATACTTTAATATCTAAAAGTCTTGCTGCTACTTGTCTATCAATTAATCCAGCATCCTCTACATTTTGAGATAATACTAAGTAATCAATCTCTTTTTCACCATTTAATACTTTAAAATCACTTGTTCTTGTTACAAATTCAACTTCTACAGTTTCATTTTTTCTTTCATAAGGTAAGTAGTTATATAAAGTTATTACATTTTTACCTTTTTTCTCTGCTGATAAAGAAATAAGTCTCATATAAAGTTCAATTTGAGTGTCAACAATCTCTTTCACTTGGATTAAACGTTGCTTTATATCTTTATTTACAAGGTCTGAGTTACATCCTCCAATACTGTCGTGAGCATGAGTTCCAAACATCTCTTTTAAACACTTTTCAAATATCTCATGTGGATAATCTATGTTTAAGTTCTTTCCAAGTAATGCTAGTGGCTCTAAAATATTATATATTTTATACTCTAACTCTGTATTTAAAAGTTTTATATCCATTCTTGTTGAAGTTATAGTTTTATGGATTCTTGCATGCTTACTATGATTTAAGTCTCCTTCAACTGTTTCTAAAGTTAAATCTTTAAGAGAATCTACATAACTTTCAAAATCTGCTATTGATACTTCAGCATCTGGATAAAACTCTCTAATATTATCCATTACAGCGTGAATATCTTTTTGAATTGGCATTTGATCGTGACCATTCATTATAAGTCTTGAATCTCCTGCTGAGTATTTATCTAAAACTTTCATTATTTTTTCCATTCTAGATTTTAACTCATCTTTATCGCTCTCTAAGTATTTAGCTCCTTGGTATCCTGTTGCTAAGTTTATTCCAAAAATAACGCTTCCATCTATTCCTTTCCATAAGAAGTCTGATTTATCAGCTTTTAATTCACTGAAACCTCTCCAGAAAAATGTGCTCTCTATTCCAAATTGCTTATATATTTGTGGAATTTGTGCTGAGTGTCCGAAAGTATCTGGGGCATAACCTACTTTCATTACATCTCCATATTCCATAGCTTTTTTCATTCCGTAATATAAGTTTCTGATTATTGACTCTCCATGAACTAACATTAAATCTGTTTGTGTGTACCATGGTCCAACTCTTAAAGCTTTTCTCTCTACTAAAGCTTTAACTCTCTCTTTCCATTTAGGAGCAAACTCAATGAAGTCATCTAGCATTACGCTTTGTCCATCTAATATATAAATAACATCAGTGTTTTCTTCTAAGAATTCAATTACCTCAAACATATGATTTCTTAAAAGTACCTGTGTTTCACTTTTTGTAAAATACCACTCTCTATCCCAGTGTGTATGCATTAAAATTTTGATGTTTCTGTTCATTTTAACTCCTTTTATTTCACATTTAATATATAACTTATTATATATGAAAAGAGTTAATTTTTTTAATTCTATTTGTTGGATAATTATCCGAAATGCAATAAATTTACCAATTCATTGACCATTATTATCATATGTAGCTGTTGTTCACGAGTTATAACGTTTAATTTATCTATGGAAATATTGTGAGTAAAAGAACAATCTGAAAGTTTATCCAGATAACTTCCCCTTTTTGTTATTGATAATAATGTATTTCCTCTCTCTTTAAAACTTTTAGCTACATGTTTAATTCTCAAAGTTTCTCCTGAACTAGAGATAACAAGTAAAGTAAAATCATTGAAGTTTTCTAACATTTTTTCTTCACTTATAAATATTACCTGAAATCCTAAATATAAAAGCTGCCTCTGTAAATACGTTGCTGTTATTTTAGAAGCTCCCAATCCATAGAGTAGTATTCTTGGAGTATCTTTTAAAACTTGGGATAATTTTTTCCCCTCTTTCATATTTATATTTTCAATAAAAAAAAGCGTGTTAGTTATAGATTCCTTTTTATATTTCTCCCTTTCTAATATATCCTCTTTAATTGAAAATTTTAAATCACTAAAACCAGCAAATCCTAACTTTTTACAAAGTCTATTTATACTTCCCTGAGAAGTGTAAGCTTCTTTACATATTTCTAAAACAGTTATATCTGGTATTCTAGAAAAATTTTTTTCTAGAAAATCTAAAATCTCCTCTTCTGCTTTTGTTAATTTTTCCCTTATTTCCCTAGTTTGAAGAAGTTCTAATACTTTATACGGCATCTTTTCCTCCTGTTTTTTCTAACATTTTACTATAAATTGAAAAAATGCCCTAATTTAATTAGGACATTTTTAATTCTTTATTTTTTAAATTTTCTTTCGCAAACTTTTATTAATCTGAAAATCTCTTCAGAATTTGCTTTTACAAATTTATAAGCCACTTCTTTTTTCATAGCATCTTCTAAAGCTATTGGGTAATTTATTATTGAGAAGAAGCTATCTATACCCTTTTCATGAGTTTGAACTGCCTCATCTGTTAAACCACCTGCTAAAGCAATTACAGGAATATGGAACTTTTTAGCTATTTTTGCAACTCCCACAGGAGCTTTCCCCATAGCTGTTTGATGATCTAGTCTTCCTTCTCCCGTTATAACAAAGTCAGCATCTTTTAATTCATTTTCTAAACCAACTTTTTCTAGAACCATATCTATTCCTGGGGCTAATTTAGCATCTAAAAAGGCTACTAA
The genomic region above belongs to Candidatus Cetobacterium colombiensis and contains:
- a CDS encoding LacI family DNA-binding transcriptional regulator; amino-acid sequence: MKVTIKEIATDAGVSVSTVSRVISNNPKISESTKEKVRESIERLNYKPNIMARGLVKKRTGILGVIMPKEAITLFSSPFFIEVMQGISLKGKERDYYIMYDFCKNEKEEYEGTKKLVESGLVDGICLMSTRKGDKSIKYLKELQFPFVIVGEPEEKDEVLWVDNNNLKATYDMVKKVISKGENSAVFIGGDKNLTVTTNRVEGFKKACKELNIQSVVHLGKDFSREEGFRLAEIIFAKENYKNFIVSDDNLLKGFLEYVEKFNIKNINIGSFNRTNLKRIWKNKVFLLDIKPEKLGIEAVNLLIDNILGDSKFTNKVIDIELN
- a CDS encoding MurR/RpiR family transcriptional regulator — translated: MPYKVLELLQTREIREKLTKAEEEILDFLEKNFSRIPDITVLEICKEAYTSQGSINRLCKKLGFAGFSDLKFSIKEDILEREKYKKESITNTLFFIENINMKEGKKLSQVLKDTPRILLYGLGASKITATYLQRQLLYLGFQVIFISEEKMLENFNDFTLLVISSSGETLRIKHVAKSFKERGNTLLSITKRGSYLDKLSDCSFTHNISIDKLNVITREQQLHMIIMVNELVNLLHFG
- a CDS encoding glycoside hydrolase family 13 protein, which produces MWWKELVGYQIYPRSFKDSNGDGIGDLNGIIEKLDYLKELGIDLIWVSPFFKSPNDDNGYDISDYRDILEEFGTMQDFDKLLAETHKRDMKLIIDLVINHTSDEHPWFIEARESKDSPKRDWYIWKEGKDGEEPNNWESIFKGSAWEKCEKTEEYYLHLFSKKQPDLNWENEEMRKEIYNMMNWWLDKGIDGFRVDAISHIKKADNFPDMPNPHGKKYVDSFDMHMNVDGIQKYLKELKEETFDKYNIVTVGEANGVDAENSDEWVGAENGKFNMIFQFEHLKLWDYEGDTKFCPKSYKDVLNKWQLALEGNGWNALFIENHDIPRSTSTWGNDGKYWLESAKAFATTYFLQKGTPFIYQGQEIGMTNTQFNSILEFQDVKSINEGKEKLEAGMCEKEVLEILSNTSRDNSRTPMQWNDTPHGGFTNGKPWLKVNENYKEINVEKQLNDKNSIYNHYKNLISLKKGSKTLTHGKFKLVLEEDKHVFAYLRELDNERYLVLSNLSENEKKLNLTEFNIKTEDIIISNYKVMEKDLENFVIRPYESVVYKI
- a CDS encoding PTS transporter subunit EIIC — translated: MEKLKKDLQSFGKTLLFPISILSFMAIFLGLSAALQNPVIIGFLPFLKGEGIQGFLGFIRRLAGIPFAQLPLLFAMAIPLGIVKRDKEVAVYSSVVGYIAMLVGMSYILGVQGFTPTTTSIKYLMEHDNYSAVDATLYSSQFTNVLGVFVYNMNVIGGMIAGLFAIAIHNRFRQVELHPSLTFYSGKRFVPIACALIMPFVGMALVYIWPYINSLIMTLGTGIAKLNIAGAFLYGFLEKAINPTGLHHILNQAFRFTALGGVESVAGHTQVGALNIYFSQLENHLPFSAKATQYLAQGRILHMVFGMPAVVFALYKCALPEQREKLLKYFIPGLTAVVLTGITEPIEFTYIFISPILWIANAILAGLSTLVPAILGVKIGNIQGGIIDWFVFGTLQGLDTKWYVFLIIGPIFFLIYYFTYVFIIKKFNVLTIGRNKDDFKDSEDESESSSDSKNNAPVDSLAETMIEGLGGLENIVEVDNCISRLRIELKDSSKVNQDLIKKSKPNGVIIPDAHNIHIVYGGRVIKMRNLLDDYIFAKK
- a CDS encoding glycoside hydrolase family 38 N-terminal domain-containing protein, with product MNRNIKILMHTHWDREWYFTKSETQVLLRNHMFEVIEFLEENTDVIYILDGQSVMLDDFIEFAPKWKERVKALVERKALRVGPWYTQTDLMLVHGESIIRNLYYGMKKAMEYGDVMKVGYAPDTFGHSAQIPQIYKQFGIESTFFWRGFSELKADKSDFLWKGIDGSVIFGINLATGYQGAKYLESDKDELKSRMEKIMKVLDKYSAGDSRLIMNGHDQMPIQKDIHAVMDNIREFYPDAEVSIADFESYVDSLKDLTLETVEGDLNHSKHARIHKTITSTRMDIKLLNTELEYKIYNILEPLALLGKNLNIDYPHEIFEKCLKEMFGTHAHDSIGGCNSDLVNKDIKQRLIQVKEIVDTQIELYMRLISLSAEKKGKNVITLYNYLPYERKNETVEVEFVTRTSDFKVLNGEKEIDYLVLSQNVEDAGLIDRQVAARLLDIKVFRTKAVLNVESIKGLSVEYLTFEEGVSYELINNVAADTSIENDFYKVTIENNGIKLLVKGTGEVVEDVFSIETSGDAGDSYDYSPPHKDIIFASKDSTITNIESLKGNTQEILKYRVSYNLPQDQASRDLGKQDKEIFFDVTLTLDNSDMIKVDLEHTNSLKDTRFRAVLNTNIKTETVECDSHLSVIENPVYFEKELSIWEEDKWAEKPVSIETFNSYVALEKDEKRATIFSYGLKEYEVLDKKIFVTLFRSFSHLGKRELINRPGRPSGIEIETPDNQLIGEKFKFSLAASFVKNNKNDSIKAKEFLTPIAGYQLKEFNRFNINVPKVKTIIESELSLDLKGCVVSTLKESTQSENIFIRLFNPTNSEIQLDFSKETYMSNMFEEKLEKIEKYTIKGQEILNILV